In the Heterodontus francisci isolate sHetFra1 chromosome 6, sHetFra1.hap1, whole genome shotgun sequence genome, one interval contains:
- the gpr45 gene encoding high-affinity lysophosphatidic acid receptor has translation MECNSTLLESCVPEVLNATSPTVNSGKTSLPIIIRILLAIVMMSMIAVGFLGNAIVCLIVYQKPAMRSAINLLLATLAFSDIMLSLMCMPFTTVTIITVEWIFGSYFCRISAMLYWFFVLEGVAILLIISVDRYLIIVQRQDKLNPHRAKIMIVISWAVSFCISFPSLIGWTVVQVPTRAPQCVLGYTETGADRIYAVLLLVTIFFVPFSVMLYSYLCILNTVRRNAVRIHNHADSLCLSQVSKLGLMGLQRPHQINVDMSFKTRAFTTILILFIGFSFCWLPYTVYSLLSVFSENFYRSQSFYTVSIWVLWLTYLKSVFNPIIYCWRIKKFRESCMEFMPKTFTFLPKLPGRMRRRIRPSTIYICSEHQSAV, from the coding sequence ATGGAGTGTAATAGCACTCTTTTAGAGAGCTGTGTCCCAGAAGTTTTGAATGCAACAAGTCCAACTGTGAATTCAGGCAAGACAAGTCTTCCCATCATTATAAGGATATTACTAGCAATAGTTATGATGTCAATGATTGCAGTTGGTTTCCTTGGCAATGCAATTGTGTGCTTAATTGTGTACCAGAAGCCTGCAATGCGCTCGGCAATCAACCTGCTCTTAGCAACCCTTGCATTTTCTGACATCATGCTGTCTTTGATGTGCATGCCTTTTACCACGGTCACCATCATAACAGTTGAGTGGATCTTTGGAAGTTATTTTTGCCGGATATCTGCAATGCTTTACTGGTTCTTTGTTCTGGAAGGTGTTGCAATTCTTCTGATAATCAGTGTTGACCGCTATTTAATCATTGTGCAGCGACAAGACAAGCTGAATCCTCATCGTGCCAAAATAATGATTGTCATCTCATGGGCAGTTTCCTTTTGTATTTCGTTTCCATCGCTGATTGGCTGGACTGTGGTGCAAGTACCTACTCGGGCACCCCAGTGCGTTCTGGGATACACAGAGACTGGGGCGGACCGCATTTATGCAGTGCTCTTGCTGGTTACTATTTTTTTTGTTCCTTTCAGTGTGATGCTCTACTCTTACCTCTGTATTCTGAACACAGTGCGAAGGAATGCTGTGCGGATCCACAACCATGCGGACAGCCTCTGCTTGAGCCAAGTGAGCAAGCTAGGATTAATGGGCTTGCAGCGCCCTCATCAAATAAACGTTGATATGAGCTTTAAAACCCGAGCCTTCACAACTATTTTAATCCTCTTCATTGGCTTTTCTTTTTGCTGGTTGCCGTATACAGTGTACAGTCTACTTTCTGTTTTCAGTGAGAACTTTTATCGCAGTCAGTCCTTCTATACTGTTAGCATCTGGGTCTTGTGGCTCACTTACCTGAAATCAGTCTTCAATCCCATCATCTACTGTTGGCGTATTAAGAAATTTCGTGAGTCCTGTATGGAATTCATGCCAAAAACGTTCACATTTCTACCAAAGCTGCCTGGCAGGATGAGACGGAGAATCCGACCCAGTACAATTTATATTTGCAGTGAGCATCAGTCAGCTGTATAA